Proteins from a single region of Eretmochelys imbricata isolate rEreImb1 chromosome 20, rEreImb1.hap1, whole genome shotgun sequence:
- the PRIM1 gene encoding DNA primase small subunit — MAGFEPGSLPDLLPLYYRRLFPHGPYGRWLSYGGVVKNYFQRREFSFTLRDDIYVRYQSFNSPQELEKEMQKMNPYKIDVGAVYSHRPSQCNAVHRGAFQAQEKELVFDIDMTDYDDVRSCCSSAEICSKCWTLMTIAIRVIDRALVEDFGVKHRLWVYSGRRGVHCWVCDDAVRKWSSAMRSATVEYLTLVKGGSETVKKVNLTDPIHPFISNSLSLVEPYFEEYALVGQDILGSKESWEKVVALVPEPVRESLLREFPKKRDSLQRWELLKNKMDKCRPSHAESEIMLQFCFPRLDINVSKGVSHLLKSPFSVHPKTGRVSVPIDLQKLDQFDPFAVPTISRLCSELDTAHEEEEEDGETENEAEPVPKRRTRDYKKTSLAPYVRVFERFVEEMDKSRKGELLRKSDLQGDF; from the exons TGGTGAAGAATTACTTCCAGCGGCGGGAGTTCTCCTTCACGCTGCGCGATGACATCTACGTGCGGTACCAGTCCTTCAACAGCCCCCAGGAGCTGGAGAAAGAGATGCAGAAAATGAACCCCTATAAGATCGACGTGGGAGCTGTGTATTCGCATCGA CCAAGCCAGTGCAACGCCGTGCACCGGGGCGCCTTCCAGGCTCAGGAGAAGGAGCTGGTGTTCGACATAGACATGACGGATTACGACGACGTCCGGAGCTGCTGCAG CTCCGCTGAGATCTGCTCCAAGTGCTGGACCCTTATGACCATCGCGATCCGGGTCATCGACCGCGCGCTCGTGG aggATTTCGGGGTGAAGCACCGCCTGTGGGTGTATTCGGGCCGGCGAGGCGTCCACTGCTGGGTGTGTGATGACGCCGTCCGGAAGTGGTCGTCTGCCATGCGCTCCGCGACGGTGGAGTATCTCACCCTCGTGAAG GGCGGATCCGAAACCGTAAAGAAGGTGAACCTGACTGACCCCATTCACCCGTTCATCAG CAACTCGCTGAGTCTGGTGGAGCCGTACTTCGAAGAATAcgccctggtgggccaggacaTCCTGGGCAGCAAGGAGAGCTGGGAGAAGGTGGTTGCCCTCGTCCCAGAGC CGGTTCGAGAGAGCCTGCTGCGGGAATTCCCCAAAAAGCGTGATTCGCTCCAGCGCTGGGAGctcctgaaaaacaaaatggatAAATGCAGG CCCTCCCACGCGGAGTCGGAGATCATGTTGCAGTTCTGCTTCCCCCGGCTGGATATCAACGTCAGCAAGGGAGTCAGCCACTTACTGAAGAGCCCGTTCAGCGTCCACCCCAAAACAG GTCGTGTTTCGGTCCCGATCGATTTGCAGAAGCTGGATCAGTTTGACCCGTTCGCCGTTCCAACCATAAG CCGCCTCTGTAGTGAACTGGACACGGctcatgaggaggaggaggaggatggagagaCGGAAAACGAGGCGGAGCCAGTGCCCAAGCGTCGCACCAGGG ACTACAAGAAAACCAGCTTGGCTCCTTATGTGAGAGTCTTCGAACGGTTCGTGGAGGAAATGGACAAGTCTCGCAAAGGGGAGCTACTCAGGAAGAGCG ATTTACAAGGAGATTTCTGA